The following proteins are encoded in a genomic region of Phycisphaera sp.:
- the murF gene encoding UDP-N-acetylmuramoyl-tripeptide--D-alanyl-D-alanine ligase, translated as MIPLELLPGLLDGQWLSKGAGAVTGASIDTRSLGAGQAFFAIPGTRVDGHDFLPQAAERGASVAIVEREVEVPSGLAVLRVADVRAALWGVAKHHRTLISARVVAVMGSNGKTTTVRMLEAVLKRAMATHASARSFNNALGLPLTILNCPPTAEALVCELGEGEPGALARYVGLARPDVAIVTSVGRAHVGELGGMDAVRREFSESLAALAPSAKNIVPDGEAWLHRACSVAFAPERAWHELGRVRFELADGSHWTLPVPGLHNADNAAAVIAAARELGMQDSDIANGLERFEPAEMRLAVREVGCTTVIVDCYNANPDSMAAALRTLADVGEGRRTVAVVGDMLELGSDSEAWHRQMGELAANAADECVFIGERSTAAFEAAGTGAWFAGVDEAREAVVELAMPGSVVLLKASRGMAFEKLLEGLDRTAVA; from the coding sequence ATGATCCCGCTGGAATTACTCCCCGGTTTGCTCGACGGCCAGTGGCTCTCCAAGGGTGCGGGCGCCGTGACCGGCGCGAGCATCGATACGCGATCGCTCGGGGCGGGGCAGGCGTTCTTCGCGATCCCGGGCACGCGGGTTGATGGTCACGATTTCCTGCCGCAAGCCGCCGAGCGTGGGGCGAGCGTCGCGATTGTGGAGCGTGAGGTTGAAGTGCCATCTGGATTGGCCGTGCTCCGAGTCGCCGACGTGCGCGCGGCGTTGTGGGGGGTGGCCAAGCACCATCGCACGTTGATCTCGGCGCGGGTCGTCGCGGTCATGGGCAGCAACGGCAAGACCACGACGGTGCGCATGCTGGAGGCGGTGCTCAAGCGGGCGATGGCGACGCACGCGTCGGCCCGGTCGTTCAACAACGCGCTGGGGCTGCCGCTGACGATCCTGAACTGCCCCCCTACCGCCGAGGCGCTGGTGTGCGAGCTTGGCGAGGGGGAACCCGGCGCTCTGGCAAGATATGTTGGGTTGGCACGGCCCGACGTGGCGATCGTGACCAGCGTGGGACGGGCACACGTGGGCGAGCTTGGTGGGATGGACGCCGTGCGGCGGGAGTTTTCCGAATCCCTCGCGGCGCTCGCGCCATCGGCGAAGAACATCGTGCCCGATGGTGAGGCCTGGCTCCACCGTGCGTGCAGTGTGGCGTTTGCGCCCGAGCGGGCGTGGCACGAGCTTGGTCGTGTGCGGTTTGAGTTGGCCGACGGGAGCCATTGGACGCTGCCCGTACCGGGGCTGCACAACGCTGACAACGCGGCTGCGGTCATCGCGGCGGCGCGAGAGCTTGGGATGCAGGATTCTGACATCGCCAATGGGCTGGAGCGATTCGAGCCGGCGGAGATGCGGCTGGCGGTGCGAGAGGTTGGCTGTACAACGGTGATCGTGGATTGCTACAACGCGAATCCTGACTCAATGGCGGCGGCGCTTCGCACGCTGGCGGATGTTGGCGAGGGGCGGCGCACCGTGGCGGTGGTCGGGGACATGCTCGAACTTGGATCCGACTCGGAGGCCTGGCACCGCCAGATGGGCGAGCTGGCCGCGAACGCGGCCGACGAGTGCGTGTTCATCGGCGAGCGTTCAACCGCTGCGTTTGAGGCGGCTGGCACCGGCGCGTGGTTCGCCGGGGTGGACGAGGCTCGGGAAGCGGTCGTGGAGTTGGCGATGCCGGGTTCGGTCGTCTTG
- a CDS encoding UDP-N-acetylmuramoyl-L-alanyl-D-glutamate--2,6-diaminopimelate ligase, with amino-acid sequence MLLSDLIRGLPITVHGSADVRVSGVTEDSRRVEPGWLFVARPGTKQDGCAFVAQALERGAVAVLGRGRVDAAVSLVSDVPATVGAVLAERWFGSPSSRLGLVGITGTNGKTTVAWLLRHLMNAGGRKCGMIGTIEIDEGAGARAAELTTPAAEDVSASLARMVGHGCDAAAIEVSSHALDQGRTGGLSFRAGVFTNLSGDHLDYHGSMDAYAAAKARLFEGLSPDALAIVNVDDPASERMLRDCRARVLRCSMGGEGDATARVVAEGLQSRITMVGPWGEVGARLSLVGNHNAMNALQAVTAAHDLGLSREAIEAALPSLMPPPGRLEHVLVEGVDGPRVLVDYAHTDDALEKALTAVAGRTGEGKLWIVFGCGGDRDRTKRPRMGAVAGRLADRVVVTSDNPRTEEPRSILDQVLSGVQDGVWTASDVHREAAIHLAISQADAHDVVVIAGKGHEDYQIIPDGAGGSCRREFDDRVIARAALRKRSAVAGGVR; translated from the coding sequence ATGCTGCTCAGCGACCTCATCCGTGGCCTCCCGATCACCGTGCATGGCTCGGCGGATGTTCGTGTTTCGGGCGTGACCGAGGACAGCCGGAGGGTGGAGCCGGGGTGGCTGTTCGTGGCGCGTCCGGGGACGAAGCAAGATGGGTGCGCCTTTGTCGCCCAGGCCCTGGAGCGTGGGGCGGTGGCGGTGCTGGGTCGTGGGCGAGTCGATGCTGCCGTCTCGCTGGTGAGCGATGTGCCGGCGACAGTGGGCGCGGTGCTGGCCGAGCGGTGGTTTGGCTCGCCGAGTTCTCGGCTAGGGCTCGTCGGCATCACCGGCACCAATGGCAAGACAACGGTGGCCTGGCTGCTGCGGCACTTGATGAACGCCGGCGGGCGGAAGTGCGGGATGATCGGGACGATCGAGATCGACGAGGGGGCCGGGGCGAGGGCGGCCGAGTTGACCACGCCGGCGGCCGAGGACGTCAGCGCCTCGCTTGCTCGGATGGTCGGGCACGGGTGCGATGCGGCGGCGATCGAGGTTTCGAGCCACGCTCTGGACCAGGGGCGAACGGGTGGGCTGTCGTTCCGTGCCGGGGTCTTCACGAACCTGAGCGGCGATCACCTGGACTACCACGGGTCGATGGACGCGTACGCGGCGGCGAAGGCGCGGTTGTTCGAGGGCCTGTCGCCCGACGCGCTGGCGATCGTGAATGTCGATGACCCGGCGAGCGAACGGATGCTGCGTGATTGCCGGGCGCGGGTGCTGCGGTGCTCGATGGGCGGCGAGGGCGATGCGACAGCACGTGTGGTCGCCGAAGGGTTGCAGAGCCGGATCACCATGGTCGGGCCGTGGGGCGAAGTCGGTGCGCGGCTCTCGCTGGTTGGCAACCACAACGCGATGAACGCGTTGCAGGCCGTCACGGCGGCGCACGACCTTGGCTTGTCGCGCGAGGCGATCGAGGCGGCGCTGCCCTCGCTCATGCCGCCCCCGGGTAGGCTGGAGCACGTGCTGGTCGAGGGCGTCGATGGGCCGCGCGTGCTGGTGGACTACGCGCACACCGACGACGCGCTCGAGAAGGCGCTCACCGCGGTGGCGGGCCGTACGGGCGAGGGCAAGCTCTGGATCGTCTTTGGCTGTGGCGGCGATCGAGATCGCACGAAACGGCCGCGCATGGGCGCGGTCGCGGGAAGGCTGGCCGACCGGGTGGTGGTCACCAGCGACAACCCGCGGACGGAAGAGCCGCGGTCGATCCTGGATCAGGTGCTCTCGGGTGTGCAGGACGGCGTGTGGACGGCCAGCGACGTGCATCGGGAGGCGGCGATCCACCTGGCGATCTCGCAGGCCGACGCGCATGACGTGGTGGTGATCGCCGGCAAGGGTCACGAGGATTATCAGATCATTCCTGATGGTGCCGGGGGTTCGTGCAGGCGGGAGTTTGATGATCGGGTGATCGCACGAGCCGCGTTACGGAAGCGGTCGGCCGTGGCCGGGGGTGTGCGATGA